The DNA window CAGGCGGCGATGGGGACGATGGGCTTGAACTTGAAGCGCACCGAGTAGCCGGCCTGCTGGCACTTGCGGGCCGCCTCGATACGCTGCTCGGTGGTGGCCGTGTCCACCTCGATGCGGCGGCTGACGGTGGGCGTGCTCATCGTCCACAGCATGATCGTGTGGCCGTTGTGCGGCAGGTCCAGCAGGAAGTCCACGTTGTCGCTCTTGGAGAAGAGGATGATGTACTTGTCGGGCAGGGCCGCGTAGTGCTCGACGAGGGCGCGGCACATGCCATACTCGGGCTCCAGGGGCAGGCAGTCGGTCTCCACGTCATAGCGGAACACGTGCTGCCACGGATTGGCCGCCATGAGCTGATCGGTGTGGTCCAGGAAGTCCTCGATGTTCAGGCCCAGGGTCGTGACGCGACCGCGCCGGCAATAGCGGCACTTGTGGAAGCAGCCATAGGCCGAGTGCAGGTCATACAGCGACCAGCACGTCGCGCCGCCCTTGCGCTTCTGGTTGCCGTCCTCGTAGTGGTAGCCGTCGTGGATGCCGTACAGCATCCGCAGGAAGCCGTTGGTGTAGCCGCCCTTGCCCTGCAGGCTGGCGTGCCGTTGCTCGATCTCGGCGCGCTGCTCGGGCGTTGGGAACAGCATCTTGTTGAACACGACATCCGGGTCGCCCTGGAAGCCGAGCTGGCCCTGCCGCACGTCCAGCTCGAACCAGTCCTTGGCGGCGGCGAGGTCGTCGAGCTCACTTTCGCGCAGCAACTGCACGCGGTCCACCGGCACACCGAAGCCGCCCATCAGGCGCTCCATGCGCGCCACGCAGCGCGGGTCCCCGGCGGCCCATTCGGTGATGTAGAAGTTCTGCGGATGCACAGGCTTCATGGTCACAATCCCTTTGGCAAGTGTGCCTGGTGTTTCTATACTGCGGTGGGGATGACCTCCGACGGCCCCGGGAGCGCGCTGTGACCGAACCGAAGCAATGGGACTTCGATACCTACGACTGGATCGCGCAGTATGACGAGCGGATGCGGGCCCGGGATCGCCTGTGCTATCAGGCGGCGCTGCGCGCGCTGCCGGTGCTGACCCGGGCCGGCGCGGACGACCTCGTCCTGGATGTTGGTGCGGGCACGGGCAACTCCGCGGTCCCGTTCCTGGAGTTGGGCTGCCGGGTGTTGGGGGTGGATCCCTCGGAGGAGATGCTCAAGCAGGCGCAGAGCAAGGTCGCGGCCTACGACGGGCGCTTCACCGTGCAGCACCTCGACGATGCCTTCGCGCGGCTGCCTCTGGGGGGCCAGCGTTTCGACATCATCATCGCGGCCTACTCGATCCACCACATGGACTATGGAGTGATGCGGGGCGTTGTGCGGGGGATGAAGGCTTCGCTGCGGCCCGGCGGGCGGATCGGCGTAGCGGACACCATGTTCCGCGATGCGGACCACAAGCGGGAGATGATAGACGCGCTCCCGGACCTGGAGGACGAGTACCACCCGCTCCTGACGACCTTCCCGGCCATGTTCGAGGACGAGGGCCTGCAGGTCGCGCTGCAGCAGATCGGACCGCTGGTGTGGGTGCTGGTGGCTACTGCTTCGGCCGCAGGTCCGTGATCGTCCCCGGCAAGTCGCCCTCGACCGTCACGGCCCCCACCTTCGGCCCGACCAGCAGCGACACGGGCGTCCCCACGACCGTGTTGCGCCGCAGGATGATGCCGTCGGTCTCACCATCGATGCGGATGGCCGCGGCCGGTCCCCGGTCGTGCTCTCCCCCACTCCCGTTGTCCTGGATGACGCACGCCTCGACGACGCACCGGTGGCCCGCGGCATACGGTGGTTCGTTGCGGAAGTAGACGCCCGACAGACGGTTGCGGCGAATGGTGTTGCGCGCGAAGCGGTTGTCGGTGTCCTTGTGCCCGATCGAGATGCCCATCTGGGCGTTGTCCTCGATCAGGTTGTCCTCGAAGAGGCCGTTCTTCACGCGCCAGCACAGAAACAGGCCGCAGCCCCCGTTGCCTCGCATCACGCAGTGGCGGACAATCGGTCGTGCCGACCCGGAGCCGGGATGGCAACCCCCGCCGGTGTTGCGCTCGAAGACGCAGTCCTCGACCACCACGTCCGGGCAGTTCTGATACGAGAGCCCGTCGCCGTTCATGTTGCGGATGGCGACATGACTGATGGTGACGCCCGCCACACGCAGGAGGTTGATGCCTCCGCCCCGGCAGCCATCCTCCGGTGGGCACGCCTCGCGGTTGCCCTCGATGGCGAGGTCTCGGATCGCGACGTCGCGCTGGTCAGTGGCGCGGATCAGCGGGCAGGCGCGCGATACCGAGGCCCCGTCGGTGACCATCAGGTCCGCGTTCAGCCGGTCATCGAGCACCAGGGCGCCATCCGCCTCCTTGCGGATGACCGTGGCCACGGTGCTGAAGAAGCCGGCGAACCGGTCACTGCGGACGGTCACGCCGTCGCTGACCTGGAAGTCCGAGGCGTCCTTTGGCAGGATGCGCACATCGCCGTAGTCCCCGTCCTCGGCCAGCAGTGAGACGCCGCCGGGGGCCTTGCGCAGGACGGTCTTCTCACCAGCGCCGATGAGGGTGACGCCGCTGCGTAGCACGACGGAGTTGCGGAGGGTCCAGGTGCCGGGGCCGATATGCACGGTACCACCGCCCAGACCCGCCAGGTGGTCCACAGCAGCCTGCAGGACACGGTGATCGCTGCCACACAGGTCGCCTTCGGTGAGGCCAACGCGGATCTCAGGGCGCACGGTGGGGGCTCCTTTCGCGCACAAGGGGAGCATGAGAGCTGCGAGCACGAGCAGCGGGCGAGGCATGGCGTAGTCATTCGCAGGGCAAGCACGGTCAACCTGCCCCATAGGCCATTCCCCATTCCCCGCAATGAAGAGGCCCCGCCGCAACCGCGGCGGGGCCTCTTTGCTAAGCCTGTGAGTGTGGCTTCTGAGGAGCGGGGGTACTCCGAGATTCTTTCGCCTCAGAAGTCCAACCAGGCGGGCTTCAGGAAACTACTTCCCGCAGCCACACCCTTTCTTTTTGGGTTCTTCCTTCTTCTCCTCTTTCTTGCCGCACCCACAGCCCTTTTTATCGTCCACTTTCGTACCTCCTGTTGGTTCGGCCAGCCGCCCCACGCGCACGACATCGGCCCCTCTTGGATCCTGACCGTGTCAGGCGCCGGCTCTAACAGCGGCCACCTGCTCCTTACGCCAAACCATGCACACTTGCCGGACTGTACGTCCCATCGCCGG is part of the bacterium genome and encodes:
- a CDS encoding class I SAM-dependent methyltransferase, which gives rise to MTEPKQWDFDTYDWIAQYDERMRARDRLCYQAALRALPVLTRAGADDLVLDVGAGTGNSAVPFLELGCRVLGVDPSEEMLKQAQSKVAAYDGRFTVQHLDDAFARLPLGGQRFDIIIAAYSIHHMDYGVMRGVVRGMKASLRPGGRIGVADTMFRDADHKREMIDALPDLEDEYHPLLTTFPAMFEDEGLQVALQQIGPLVWVLVATASAAGP
- a CDS encoding right-handed parallel beta-helix repeat-containing protein; this encodes MRPEIRVGLTEGDLCGSDHRVLQAAVDHLAGLGGGTVHIGPGTWTLRNSVVLRSGVTLIGAGEKTVLRKAPGGVSLLAEDGDYGDVRILPKDASDFQVSDGVTVRSDRFAGFFSTVATVIRKEADGALVLDDRLNADLMVTDGASVSRACPLIRATDQRDVAIRDLAIEGNREACPPEDGCRGGGINLLRVAGVTISHVAIRNMNGDGLSYQNCPDVVVEDCVFERNTGGGCHPGSGSARPIVRHCVMRGNGGCGLFLCWRVKNGLFEDNLIEDNAQMGISIGHKDTDNRFARNTIRRNRLSGVYFRNEPPYAAGHRCVVEACVIQDNGSGGEHDRGPAAAIRIDGETDGIILRRNTVVGTPVSLLVGPKVGAVTVEGDLPGTITDLRPKQ